The following DNA comes from Methanomassiliicoccales archaeon LGM-DZ1.
GCCGCCTGTGCTCCGAGAGGCCGTCCGCATGCCCGGCGAGGACCTTCACGTCCTTCCCGGCGAAGGCGACACCGTATGTTAGGACCTCGCCCTTCAGTCCGGCGCAGTACCTTCTGGCGCTTATCTGGCCGAGCGCCTTCCGGGCGGCATCTTCCGCCTGCCCGATGCCGGCCGTGCGCTTGATCTCGATGATCACGCTCGGATGCTCCGGAGAGGAGCTGATGATGCGGATGTCGGAATATCCGTCCCCGGATTCGCGGTCGGCCTCCACCCTGAAGGTGTCTCCCAGGCTCATGAGCATGCCCGCCACCATCGTCTGGTAGGCGTGCTCCGAATCGAACACCCTGACGCTGAAGGACCTCTCCATCATCTCGCGGAGGCAGTCTTCCATCGCCGCACTGTCGTTGGCCAGGACTGCTTGGCAGAACCCGTAGACAGGGCCGTGTTCGATCTCCAGTTTACCGAGGGCGTTGAGGAACTTCTCCGCGTACACCGAACGCATCTCCTTGTTCGGTATCGACAGCCTGTATCCGCCGCTCGGGACCTTCTCGGCACGGAGGTACCCTGAAGCGGCCATGACCGAGTATATGCTGCTCCCCCCGTGATCCGGTGACAGGTCATCGAACGTCACGGACATGCTGAGATCTTCGGCCGCCATCCCGCCGGAGCCCAATTTCATGATGTCCTCATACGTTTTCCGGTCCGTCTTCGCGATGAGGGTATCGATGATCCCGTTCTTGCTGGTCCCGGCCCAGTAGCGGTCCGGGACGAACTTCCTGCTGACATAGTTCAGGACGCTCCAGGGGTTGTACACATCGGTATTGCCGAACCGGTACCCGTCGTACCACTCTTTCGCCTCGGCGAACCTGTCCGGCGCGCCGAAGTCCGCGCACATCTTCTTCACTTCTGCTTCGGTGAACCCGACCGTATCGTCGAACCCGGTCGACAGAATGTTGTCGACGTACAGGTTGTTCAGGCCGCTGAAGATGCTCTCCTTGGAGAGCTGCATCACCCCGGTAAGGACCGCTCTGTCGAGGTAGTCGTTGCCTTTGAGCGCGCTCGAGAGGAACCTGCGGAAGAAATCGGTGATCTCACGCAGTTCCGGATTCCCGTACGCATTGTTGATTGGCGCATCATACTCATCGATGAGGATGACCGCCTTCCTGCCGTAATGCGCTTCCAGCATCTCGGACAGCTGCTGGAGCGAGATCATGACGTCGGCCTTCCCCACATCCATGTCGCAGTACCTGCCGTAGAGCTTTATCTGATGAGAGCTGAGCTTATCTGAATCTTCCAGTTCCCGATATCTCCTGAAGGCCGCGCTCATATCGGTGCGCGCAACAGTTACCGTTTCCTCGGCAGTCGCTGCCTCGAAGTCCTTCATATCCAGGCGGATCACCGGGGATGCGTTCTTCATCGGGTCATCAGGCCTCAGGTCCGAGATCTTCAGCCCGTCGAACCAAGTGTTGCCCTTGTACTTCAGATTGAGATATGCATCGATCATGCTCAGGTTGAGCGATTTCCCGAAGCGCCTGGGTCTTGTGAAAAGGAGGGCCTTGACCCCTCTCATCCTCAGGATCCTGTCGATGAGCTCCGACTTATCGACGAAATATGCGCCGACATCGCGCACGTCCTTGAAATCGGAATTGCCGATCGCCGCTTCCATGGATTTCCAATCGATTGCGCTGTTTATATCGATGCTCTTCTTTTCCGTACCTCTGTCGGTTCCGTTGTGGCAGGCCATAGCAGAACGATGTGCCGGCAGACGGTATTTCAGCAGGAGATACGGCAGTCAGCGGGAACTCCGTATCTCCTGTTTCTCATCAGGCTTCGGGCGATCGGTTCTCGGGTGCAACAGTCTCCGATGCGATGGAGACGTCCTTCCCGGCGAATGCCGCACCGTAGGCGAGGACCTCGCCCTTCAGTCCGGCGCAGTACCTTTTGGCACGGATCTGCTCGAGGGCCGACTGTGCCAGGGACTCTGCATCGGCTCCGTCTTTAGCGCGCTTGATCTCGATGATCACGCTCGGATGCTCCGGAGAGGAGCTGATGATGCGTATATCGGAATACCCGTCCCCGGATTCGCGGTCGGCCTCCACCCTGAAGGTGTCTCCCAGGCTCATGAGCATGCCCGCCACCATCGTCTGGTAGGCGTGCTCCGAATCGAACACCCTGACGCTGAAGGACCTCTCCATCATGTCCCTGAGGCTGCTCTCCATCGCCGGGACGTCGTTCGAAAGGACCGCTTTGCAGAGATTCTCAACCGGGCGGCTTCCGACCCTGAGCCTATCGAGGGCGTTCATGAACTTCCTCTTGTACACCGAACGCATCTCCTTGTTCGGTATCGACAGCCTGTATCCGCCGCTCGGGACCTTCTCGGCGCGGAGATAGCCGGTGGCAGCCATGACCGAGTATATGCTGCTCCCCCCGTGATCCGAAGACATGTCATTGAACGTCACGGACATGCTGAGATCTTCGGCCGCCATCCCGCCGGAGCCGATCTCCATTATGTTCCTGTAGGTCTCGCTATCCGCCTTCCCGATGAGGGTGTCGATGATCCCGTTCCCGCTGGTCCCGGCCCAGTAGCGGTCCGGGACGAACCTCCTGCTGACATAGTTCAGGACACTCCAGGGGTTGTACACATCCGTGTTCCCGAAACGATATCCGTCGTACCATTCCTTCGCTTCCAGGAATTTCTCGGGAGCGCCGAAGTCCGCGCACATCTTCTTCACCTCTTCTTCGGTGAACCCGATCATGTCGTCGAACTCGGTCGACAGTATGTTATCGACGTACAGGTTGTTGATGCCACTGAAGATGCTCTCCTTGGAGAGCTGCATCACGCCCGTCAGGACGGCTCTGTCCAGGGAATCGTTGCCTTTGAGCGCGTTCGACAGAAGCCTGCGGAAGAAATCGATGATGCTGCGAAGCTCCGGATTCCCGAATGCATTGTTTATGGGAGCATCGTACTCATCGATGATGATCACCGCTTTCCTGCCGTAGTGGGCCTCAAGCATCTTCGACAGGCGCTTGAGCGAGAGTTCGACTTCATCCTCCTCAACTTCTCCTTCGGAATATCTGGTGTAGAGCTTCCTCAGCGCCGGGCTGAGCCTCTCTGAGTTGTCCAGTTCCGGGTGGTCCATGAAGACGTCGGCAATGACCGCACGAGTGCTGGCTATAGCTTTATCGCATGTGTCTACCCCGATGCAGCCCAGATCCAGGCGAATCACCGGGGATGCGTTCTTCAGCGGATCGTCAGGCCTCAGGTCTGAGATCTTCAGCCCGTCGAACCAGGTGTTGCCCTTATAATTCAGGTTCAGGTACGCGTCGATCATGCTCAGGTTGAGCGATTTCCCGAAGCGCCTGGGTCTTGTGAAGAGGAAGACCTTGGCGCTCTCCATCCTCAGAATCCTGTTGATGAGCTCCGACTTATCGACAAAATATCCGCCCTTGTCACGTACGTCCTTGAAATCTGAATTGCCGATCGCCGCATCCATGGAACTCCAATCGACTGCGTTGTTTATATCGATGCTCTTCCCCTGCTCTGTACCGATGCCTTTCCCGTCTTTGCTCATGGCGTGACAGCTTACATGCGTACGGTATTTCAACCGGGGGTGCGGCAGTCAGCGGGGACAGGCGGGGCGAACATCTCCGGAAGGGACGGGGGCATGCGGATGATGTTCCGCAGACCGCCCTCTCAACCTTTAATTGCCATGAGTGTAATCACGCGTGCATGCATATAATACAGGCCGGGATGGAGACCGATGTCCTGAAGAAGAACAGCGACCTCGCCCACGGCATATACCACCGCTTCAAGGAGAACGGGATCAGGTCGGTGGACTTCATGGGCTCCATCGGCTCCGGGAAGACCACCCTGATCTGCGAGATGGGGAAGCGTCTCGCGGCCGCCGGGAAGAGGGTGCTCGTGATCGCCGGCGATGTGACCGGCGACGACGACTTCAAGAGGTTCAGGGCCGCCGGGCTCGATGCGATCAACTGCAACACCGGCAAGGAATGCCACCTCGAGGCCCACGACATAAACAGGGTGCTGGACGGCGTCGACCTATCGAAGTACGACATCGTCATCATCGAGAACGTCGGCAACCTCGTCTGCCCCGCGGACTTCCCGCTGGGCACGGACTACCGCGCGGTGGTCATCTCGACCACCGAGGGCGACGACATGGTGAGGAAGCACCACCAGATCTTCC
Coding sequences within:
- a CDS encoding AAA family ATPase encodes the protein MSKDGKGIGTEQGKSIDINNAVDWSSMDAAIGNSDFKDVRDKGGYFVDKSELINRILRMESAKVFLFTRPRRFGKSLNLSMIDAYLNLNYKGNTWFDGLKISDLRPDDPLKNASPVIRLDLGCIGVDTCDKAIASTRAVIADVFMDHPELDNSERLSPALRKLYTRYSEGEVEEDEVELSLKRLSKMLEAHYGRKAVIIIDEYDAPINNAFGNPELRSIIDFFRRLLSNALKGNDSLDRAVLTGVMQLSKESIFSGINNLYVDNILSTEFDDMIGFTEEEVKKMCADFGAPEKFLEAKEWYDGYRFGNTDVYNPWSVLNYVSRRFVPDRYWAGTSGNGIIDTLIGKADSETYRNIMEIGSGGMAAEDLSMSVTFNDMSSDHGGSSIYSVMAATGYLRAEKVPSGGYRLSIPNKEMRSVYKRKFMNALDRLRVGSRPVENLCKAVLSNDVPAMESSLRDMMERSFSVRVFDSEHAYQTMVAGMLMSLGDTFRVEADRESGDGYSDIRIISSSPEHPSVIIEIKRAKDGADAESLAQSALEQIRAKRYCAGLKGEVLAYGAAFAGKDVSIASETVAPENRSPEA
- a CDS encoding AAA family ATPase; the encoded protein is MEAAIGNSDFKDVRDVGAYFVDKSELIDRILRMRGVKALLFTRPRRFGKSLNLSMIDAYLNLKYKGNTWFDGLKISDLRPDDPMKNASPVIRLDMKDFEAATAEETVTVARTDMSAAFRRYRELEDSDKLSSHQIKLYGRYCDMDVGKADVMISLQQLSEMLEAHYGRKAVILIDEYDAPINNAYGNPELREITDFFRRFLSSALKGNDYLDRAVLTGVMQLSKESIFSGLNNLYVDNILSTGFDDTVGFTEAEVKKMCADFGAPDRFAEAKEWYDGYRFGNTDVYNPWSVLNYVSRKFVPDRYWAGTSKNGIIDTLIAKTDRKTYEDIMKLGSGGMAAEDLSMSVTFDDLSPDHGGSSIYSVMAASGYLRAEKVPSGGYRLSIPNKEMRSVYAEKFLNALGKLEIEHGPVYGFCQAVLANDSAAMEDCLREMMERSFSVRVFDSEHAYQTMVAGMLMSLGDTFRVEADRESGDGYSDIRIISSSPEHPSVIIEIKRTAGIGQAEDAARKALGQISARRYCAGLKGEVLTYGVAFAGKDVKVLAGHADGLSEHRRPA
- the hypB gene encoding hydrogenase nickel incorporation protein HypB yields the protein MHIIQAGMETDVLKKNSDLAHGIYHRFKENGIRSVDFMGSIGSGKTTLICEMGKRLAAAGKRVLVIAGDVTGDDDFKRFRAAGLDAINCNTGKECHLEAHDINRVLDGVDLSKYDIVIIENVGNLVCPADFPLGTDYRAVVISTTEGDDMVRKHHQIFLHSDIAVLNKMDIADAVGVDPQVIIGDYAKLTGGVKKIITASAKKGEGVDDVIAALGLLEA